The Lycium barbarum isolate Lr01 chromosome 9, ASM1917538v2, whole genome shotgun sequence genome has a segment encoding these proteins:
- the LOC132611738 gene encoding putative F-box/LRR-repeat protein At4g00320, with translation MADVLPYCLIHKILSYLTFTEAAQMSILCKTWLEAWLTLPNLEFTVNHLKGNLKIVDNIMKRYSDGKIPIEKFELSDSNYSREAFLLFDKWLDIALQNGVKDLVLRVPPYTSYPLPIFTILAAKSLRQLDLDGCNLMSVSLSSGTTNCHSLRKLSLSFLNLDENMLQTLLNSCPLIISFIFHYCDGLEKIELLNLQKIKSVSVKTFGNQRVKIEAPTLEHLFYFGVEEEYPMLDIIDAPNLVSLEYIGDQIPEIVDANLQWSCHPRRLVLESTSKTIACFMDSLMYMQILSHSTSHGSKPLHNQLQDVKAYIFDWENRRWHPVELESGKMAIRTPSERDTFCFVLD, from the coding sequence ATGGCTGATGTATTGCCTTATTGCCTCATTCATAAAATACTTTCTTACCTTACTTTTACAGAAGCAGCCCAGATGAGTATTCTCTGTAAAACGTGGCTGGAAGCCTGGTTAACTCTTCCCAACTTGGAATTCACAGTTAATCATCTTAAAGGCAATTTGAAAATAGTTGATAATATCATGAAGAGATATAGTGACGGAAAAATCcctattgaaaagtttgaattATCAGACTCTAATTATTCTCGGGAAGCTTTCCTTTTGTTTGATAAGTGGCTTGATATTGCACTTCAGAACGGTGTAAAAGATCTCGTCCTTAGAGTTCCTCCCTATACGTCATACCCCTTGCCTATTTTCACAATCTTGGCAGCAAAATCTTTAAGACAATTGGATCTGGATGGTTGTAATCTTATGTCTGTTTCGTTATCTAGTGGTACGACCAACTGCCATTCGTTGAGAAAACTTTCTCTATCTTTTTTAAATTTAGACGAGAACATGCTTCAGACTCTACTTAATAGTTGTCCCTTGATTATCAGTTTCATCTTCCATTATTGTGATGGGCTGGAAAAGATTGAGCTACTAAATCTTCAAAAGATCAAGTCAGTTTCTGTCAAGACATTTGGAAACCAACGTGTTAAAATTGAAGCACCAACTCTTGAACATTTGTTTTACTTTGGTGTTGAGGAAGAGTATCCTATGTTGGATATAATTGATGCTCCAAATTTGGTATCACTAGAGTATATAGGAGATCAAATTCCTGAGATTGTGGATGCTAATTTGCAATGGAGTTGTCATCCCAGGAGACTCGTCCTTGAGTCAACTAGTAAAACGATTGCATGTTTCATGGACAGTTTAATGTATATGCAGATTTTGAGTCATTCTACTTCTCATGGAAGCAAGCCTTTGCATAATCAATTACAAGATGTAAAAGCCTATATATTCGATTGGGAAAACCGGAGATGGCATCCTGTGGAACTCGAAAGTGGAAAGATGGCAATAAGGACCCCTAGCGAGAGGGATACATTTTGTTTTGTATTAGATTAG